In one Gadus morhua chromosome 7, gadMor3.0, whole genome shotgun sequence genomic region, the following are encoded:
- the LOC115547798 gene encoding ankyrin repeat domain-containing protein 10 yields MISEMEIEEADELSSGFPLHCGCRDAELGALCALVHRTADPSDIGAQDPCCGWTPMHWAARFGKGPVDGGRKRLLDHWENMVNKKARTDTSQDDTRGLFSGFLRPPSCAGPPEVLLRPPDPLKTTAEPSNQKHCASFASSNQESPGETRHTSDMCGSLHRSGSPAPIAYDLGAVTFDLGDLLLYGHHHGYGDTAEDIGGRRGFDSLPRL; encoded by the exons ATGATATCCGAGATGGAGATCGAGGAGGCGGATGAACTATCGTCCGGGTTCCCGCTCCACTGCGGCTGTAGAGACGCGGAGCTGGGCGCTCTTTGCGCGCTGGTCCACCGCACCGCCGACCCCTCAGACATCGGCGCGCAGGACCCCTGCTGCGGGTGGACCCCCATGCACTGGGCTGCGCGCTTTGGGAAG GGGCCGGTGGACGGCGGCCGGAAGCGGCTCCTGGACCATTGGGAGAACATGGTCAACAAGAAGGCCAGGACGGACA CGTCACAAGACGACACCAGAGGCCTCTTCAGCGGCTTCCTGCGGCCCCCCTCCTGCGCCGGCCCCCCTGAGGTCCTCCTCCGGCCCCCCGACCCCCTCAAGACCACCGCCGAGCCGTCCAATCAGAAGCACTGCGCCTCCTTCGCATCGTCCAATCAGGAGTCCCCGGGAGAGACTCGACACACCTCTGACATGTGCGGCTCGCTGCATCGCTCtgggagccccgcccccattGCCTATGACCTGGGggcggtgacctttgacctgggcGATCTCCTGCTCTACGGACATCACCATGGCTACGGGGACACGGCGGAGGACATCGGGGGACGTcgcgggttcgattccctgcCCCGACTCTGA
- the cars2 gene encoding cysteine--tRNA ligase, mitochondrial, producing the protein MQTTWFKQAVDRRLWVTCLSISSRPAFTPVGGSWSGSRPAGGSWTGSRPPCTPTWGTWTRSTCTHAGGSWIRPVGFDTGVKTYNSLTRRKEPLILTRDRVATWYSCGPTVYDHAHLGHACSYVRFDILQRILSRVFGVSVVHALVITDIDDKIIKRSQEENMSPTILARIYEEEFKKDMLSLKVLPPTVYLRVTENVPQIVAFIERIVANGHAYPTQKGDVYFDIRSIGQRYGKFSGSVSLPSESADSDKRDSRDFALWKAAKPGEPSWDSPWGGGRPGWHIECSTIASSVFGSQLDIHSGGVDLAFPHHENEVAQSEAYHRCPQWGNYFLHSGHLHLKGSAEKMSKSLKNFITIKEFLRSYSAHEFRMFCLLTKYRSAIDFSEGSMLAARSQLGALVTFDQGAQAYLRGQLPCPPLDPDRLWDKLAEVKGQVLDALADDFDTPRAVHAVMDLVSHGNRQLQPVAEADGAARSPAVVGAVLAYVRELFGLLGVDLLDRQEEGLSGSSPVVVDTVVEQLCQFRSRVRSFALAPWEAPPPQGPGSASARPRTRPDRLPLLEACDALRKDLAPAGVLIKDRGATSTWELTRRAAPEKDQDQD; encoded by the exons ATGCAGACCACGTGGTTTAAACAGGCGGTCGACCGTCGCTTATGGGTCACTTGTCTGTCAATTTCATCCAGACCTGCATTCACACCTGTTGGCGGGTCGTGGAGCGGGTCTAGACCTGCTGGGGGGTCGTGGACCGGGTCTAGACCGCCCTGCACCCCTACTTGGGGGACGTGGACTAGATCTACCTGCACCCATGCTGGGGGGTCGTGGATCCGACCCGTGGGGTTTGACACCGGGGTGAAGACCTACAACAGTCTGACCCGACGGAAGGAGCCCCTCATTCTGACGCGGGACCGGGTCGCCACCTG GTACAGCTGCGGCCCCACGGTCTACGACCACGCCCACCTCGGCCATGCGTG ctcGTACGTCCGCTTCGACATCCTCCAGAGGATTCTGTCCCGGGTGTTTGGGGTCAGCGTCGTCCACGCGTTGGTCATCACCGACATCGACGACAAGATCATCAAGAGGAGCCAGGAG GAGAACATGTCTCCCACGATCCTGGCCAGGATATACGAAGAAGAATTCAAGAAGGACATGCTGTCATTGAAG GTCCTACCTCCCACGGTGTACTTGAGAGTGACTGAAAACGTGCCTCAGATCGTGGCGTTTATCGAGCGCATCGTGGCTAACGGTCACGCCTACCCCACGCAGAAAG GTGACGTGTATTTCGACATCCGGAGTATCGGCCAGCGCTACGGGAAGTTCTCCGGTTCCGTCTCGCTACCCAGCGAATCCG CGGACTCCGATAAACGTGACTCGCGGGACTTCGCCCTCTGGAAGGCCGCCAAGCCGGGGGAGCCGTCCTGGGACTCCccctggggtggggggagaccgGGCTGGCACATCGAGTGCTCCACCATCgccag ctcaGTATTTGGCAGCCAGCTGGACATCCACTCTGGGGGGGTGGACCTGGCCTTCCCCCACCACGAGAATGAGGTGGCCCAGAGCGAGGCCTACCACCGCTGCCCCCAGTGGGGGAACTACTTCCTGCACTCAG GTCACTTGCATCTCAAAGGGAGTGCCGAGAAAATGTCCAAATCCTTGAAGAACTTCATCACGATAAAG GAGTTCCTGCGGTCGTACTCGGCCCATGAGTTCAGGATGTTCTGCCTGCTGACGAAATACAGATCAG CGATCGACTTCAGCGAGGGCAGCATGCTTGCGGCCCGCAGCCAGCTGGGGGcgctggtgacctttgaccaaGGGGCCCAGGCCTACCTGAGGGGCCAgctgccctgcccccccctggACCCGGACCGGCTCTGGGACAA GCTGgcggaggtcaaaggtcaggtgcTGGACGCCCTGGCGGACGACTTCGACACGCCCCGAGCAGTGCACGCCGTCATGGACCTCGTTTCCCATGGCAACCGCCAGCTGCAGCCCGTCGccgag GCTGACGGTGCGGCCCGCAGCCcggcggtggtgggggcggtgcTGGCCTACGTCAGGGAGCTGTTCGGTCTGCTAGGCGTCGACCTGCTGGACAGACAG GAGGAGGGGctctccggctcctcccccgtCGTTGTGGATActgtggtggagcagctgtGTCAGTTCCGGAGCCGCGTGCGGAGCTTCGCCCTGGCCCCGtgggaggccccgcccccccagggcCCTGGCTCCGCCTCCGCTAGACCCCGGACCCGCCCGGACCGGCTCCCCCTCCTGGAGGCCTGCGACGCCCTCAGGAAGGACCTGGCGCCCGCGGGCGTGCTGATCAAG GACCGAGGGGCGACCTCCACCTGGGAGCTGACCAGGAGGGCTGCCCCGGagaaggaccaggaccaggactag
- the LOC115546969 gene encoding DDRGK domain-containing protein 1-like, whose protein sequence is MVVLLEDLASLFGMRTQDAIARLQDLLAEGSLTGVIDDQGKFISISPEELSAVARFIQQRGRVSIAEPAQASNSLINLTPVLRNQA, encoded by the exons ATGGTGGTTCTCCTTGAAGACCTGGCGTCACTCTTCGGGATGCGAACCCAGGACGCCATTGCCAGACTGCAAGACCTCCTCGCTGAAGGCTCCCTCACAG GTGTGATTGACGACCAGGGGAAGTTCATCTCCATCAGCCCGGAGGAGCTGAGTGCAGTGGCGCGCTTCATCCAGCAGAGGGGGCGCGTCTCCATCGCCGAGCCCGCCCAGGCCAGCAACTCCCTCATCAACCTCACGCCCGTGCTCCGCAACCAGGCCTGA
- the LOC115546649 gene encoding uncharacterized protein LOC115546649, with the protein MGTSTVSGIVEEMCSAIWDALQGEFMAFPSRDVGAYGRESNGGVLGRSAFGSRLAEGNLNLHAPAVLPGTTTPSPYFFLGDEAFPLQVNLMRPYPGTNLQDRKRIFNYRQARARRVVENAFGILAARFRIFGRPIDCQPEKAVMIVKACEALHNFLASIERARYMPASFVDTTADTGDVQPGEWRQHVEGVDGPRCSVGRARPSQRAALISELWADMVFLVQCEV; encoded by the exons ATGGGCACCAGCACTGTGTCGGGCATCGTGGAGGAGATGTGTTCTGCCATCTGGGACGCCCTTCAGGGGGAGTTCATGGCCTTTCCTTCCCGCG ATGTTGGCGCATACGGGCGTGAGAGCAATGGAGGTGTCTTGGGTCGCAGTGCCTTCGGATCCAGACTGGCAGAGGGCAACCTCAATCTACACGCCCCTGCTGTCCTACCAGGCACCACAACGCCCAGTCCTTATTTTTTTCTGGGGGATGAGGCCTTTCCCCTACAGGTGAACCTGATGCGTCCCTATCCAG GTACTAACCTGCAGGATAGGAAGCGCATCTTCAACTACCGACAGGCCAGGGCGAGACGCGTAGTGGAGAATGCCTTTGGCATATTGGCTGCGCGCTTCCGAATCTTTGGCCGTCCAATTGACTGCCAACCTGAAAAGGCGGTGATGATTGTGAAGGCGTGCGAGGCTCTCCACAACTTCCTGGCATCCATCGAACGAGCCAGATACATGCCCGCCTCCTTTGTGGATACGACCGCTGACACCGGAGACGTCCAGCCTGGAGAGTGGAGGCAGCATGTTGAGGGGGTCGACGGACCACGGTGTTCGGTCGGCAGAGCCAGACCATCTCAGAGAgcggccctt ATTTCGGAGCTCTGGGCCGACATGGTGTTTTTGGTGCAGTGTGAGGTATGA